In Oryza sativa Japonica Group chromosome 1, ASM3414082v1, the genomic stretch CTTACCATGACAGAGCATGACCAGGAACATCAATCTCAGCCATAACATTTACACCTCGATTTTCAGCATATCTGCAAAGATATAGATGGTGatcttaattttttaaattctaGCACATAACTTTGGTGATAGCGACAGCGAGACATCCAAAATTTATATGCTATAGAATGTTCAGCCTTTAACTGAAAAGCTAACTAGATTAAATGTTTGTGCATACTGCATATACAATTCTTCAAATAGAGTCAATGTCAGTCCTTTTGATTGCCCTTGCCGAATTATTGTTAGTTTGTTATTTTTAACACAATATTTTAGGTAATTTGTGATCCAGAAGATTTAGAACATGTTTATGGCCCCTCACAATCATGTGTATGATTCCTAcagtatatttttattgtttgttTGGTAGTTCTATTATTCTCTATAATATACAAAGTATTTTGTTAGTTACACTCTATATTTATTTATCAGATGTATAATATGAAAGGTGGGCTAAGCTCTTGAGTACTCAGTACAACGGAAGATAAAGGCACATACAAAAATAAGTCGCACCCCATGCAAATAAAACAGAAACAACTACAATATGTATACAATCATGTAAAAGCAACAAAAAAGCAATCTTACAATGTGACTAATTGCAATATTTAGGATATTTTGTTGTGATGGGTGTAGCTCCCACATTTCATTCTAAGCATGCTTTTGGTTGTTTTGTGATGGCAAATAAATCTAGCATGGCAATGAACAGAAAACGCACCGTACAATGTCTACAGCATCAGACGTCGTATATCTctctgaaaaagaatatgaacCGTTCCACAGTTTAGGGTATGAAGGTATTTCAATGGGAAATGACTGTGCATCCACAATATGCCAATGGAGAACGTTCTGCATGATGAAAAAGAACAAGATAGTGTGATATCACAATGAAAACCATTGCAAAGAACATACTTACATAAACACAACAATGGTTCTAAGCAATTTGTATTGTCTAGTCAGCAAACATACCAATTTACTGTAGGCCATTGTATCAATCACTTTTTTAATTACCGTAACAGGAAGGTAGTGCCTTGAGGTATCTGCATGCAGGCGCATTTGATCCTTAATCAGCAGGGAAATGGTTATGAGCAGTATGTACAATTGAATGATATGTGTTTGTTTATATGGTACAACTTATGCTATACCTATGTTGTTTGTATGGTTGTTAAATCcaaagtttttattttaaaaaaagttcaCATTTCAAAGGTCGGCTTGTAGTCGGTAGTAATATTGCTATGTGATAATTGTTTGTTGGGGATGCAAAAACAGGTTAGAGATCATATTGTATCTTACCAATAAGAAGTCCTCGGTAAGGAAATCTTGGTGTGTCAGAAATTCTCCAAGGAGCCGAGATGAGTTCTATAAGTTTTGATGTGAAATCGAAGTAACACAGTTGGCTAAATGTCTGCAGCGATGAAGAGTTTACTGTCAGATTTGCCTCAGAAGAATTTTTAGAACATACAAATTATGGTTGGTTACCTGTAAAGCATGAAGTGCTCCAAATACTGTTTGAGCCTACAAATATTGCAAGGTACCATACattattacattttttttagaaaatggataTCGTACATTATTACATGAACTTTATCAAACTATTTGCAGCAAACTTGGGCCATGCATAAATTTGACATCATCATGCGCTTCACTTGGTTGTACAGCCTAGCTACTTCCTTTTCCATGCAAGACAAATATGAAAGAGCCCACTACAATTTTAGCAATTGTTCTTTAGCAAacaaactacttcctccgtttcacaatgtaagagtttctagcattgcccacatttatttagatgttaatgaatctagacatatgtatgtgtttagattcattaacatctatatatatgtggacaatgctagaaagtcttacattgtgaaacggagggagtatattttattgCTCAGTGGATGTTACAGGATACTTCACATAGATAACTTGTGATTTGCATTTagttatctatctatctatctggtATTATGCTAGTTTTTATTTCCGAGACATTAAATAATCTGTGTGATGCAACTTTTGAGAAAAATAATATGTAGGAAGTGATATCAATATTTGTGAAATCAGCATATTTTATGAACTTTTAACATGTGTCTAACCTTTTTTTGTATGGAAAACAGGTTACTCAATTTCAGAGTAGAAATATATTCTTCGTTCATAGAACATATCATGTTTATTGTTGTTCTGTAGGATGACAATTTAGTCGTCATCGCTAATGGAGTTGTAGCAACTAAGGAGCATGCTTCTACTGTCTTTTCATTTGAAAACTATTGTCTATTTTCCACAACATAAAGCAATTTAACTTCTACTAACCTCAATCTGTACGCGCAATGGATATCCTGCTGTAGGAACAGATAAGTTATATGATTCATCTACTCCGAATTTGAGCTGCAGAAGATGAACAGTGCAGGCATTAACAGAAAAAACCAATTCAGTTTCTAAGAGAACTTGCTATTCAACAGGCCAAGTTAGCTGATTACCTCATCTTCAGGTGAATGGACAACTACATTTACACCAGTGAGTACAAAAGAACTTGGGTTTGCACCATCAACGACATGGTtcagtttcattaaatcaactACCCTCTGGAAGGCATCCTTCAAGATCCCTTTCCCGTCAGGATACGTGCTTCCCTCCATTGACATTGTGATATCTTTGCTGACATAAAGTCTTTGTGTTCCATGGCTCACCGACGTTGGCATAGGCCACAAGTCGATGTGATCAGTCAGCTCAATGGCGATGCAGGATTGAATTGCCAGAAACGCAAGAAGCAACCCCAAACTCAGAGCCTGCGCCATGTTTGCAAGGTGATAGGATATCCTTCTCTGCAAAATCTGCAATTATGTGGAAGAAAGCAATCTATGAGGTGTGACAAAGATCCAACAACTGCTGCAGGTTCACTATTATTTCTTGGCAAATTCGAGGGGAAACATGTGGCTGTATTTTTCTTGAGTGAGCAATGATGGAAAAGCCATTTCGTAATGAACAATGTGCTTACCTGCAAGCGCAAGGCAAGTAGAAAACCTGAAGGAACCTCTAGTCCTCTACTTGCACCTTCATTTTCACCTCCTAATCTACACCTTTTGGATGAAAAACTGAAAACTAACAGGACAGCTTATTGGATTCCTATCTTGGAACAAggaagagggaagaggaagcaCCGGAAGCATGGCGAGGGTAGTAATGAAGGGATGACGAGGCGGCGTGGAGCGGGTAGATGGAGGGACGAAATGGCATGAATAGGTCGGATGCAACTTTGGTGACCCAACAAACAGGGACGGTTGGCCAGGCAAGTAGCTCACTGATGCTAATTTTGGTAGCTTCACATCTCCATATAGCACAATGGGTCCAAGTTTGGCGCGCCGATCAGCTTTGTACAACACACTTTCAAATGTGATCAACTGATTTTCTTTATGTAAACAAGAGTGTTTTGTCAAGCACGCATGCCGTggttatattttatttgcaaaaaaataaaatgcagaTCGGAAGTATCAAGGGGTGTCAAAACTAATTTTGTTGTTGGCTTTTTTGCAGACTCCGTCAGTTCTTGTTTGGATTCGATGGATTGGCGGGAGGTCAGGAGGTGGTGCAAGACAGTCTACAGGTTAGTTGTGGTAGGTCAGTCACACGTTGTTGCCCGCTCTCGCTGTCCAACGACGCCAGATGGTGCTGTCCTTGTGAACATGTCTGGTTAGCTTTCCTCCTGGCTCCTGCTCCTGATTGATCTCATCTCTCTCTTATTGGCATCTCATGAATCATGATGCAACTGTGGGTTTtctttttgacaaaaaaaaaactttcataaaTTTATTCCTTATTATGGGTCCAAAATGCGAACTTATTTTGGTCTTTTCCCTGAGATGTTGATGAAGCGAAAcctctaatgggcgatcgatcgcccagcTGATGGGGTAGCGATCGGGtgccccccctcctccctccacctggtttccttttttggcatcgcattactttcctattttagtaaatttatgcacctaaagtttatacacatcaagtttacacatctaaagtttagagaccaaaagtatatatatccgattcaaatttgaatttgaattcaaatattttctatacagTGCCCTTGATGAAGTATATCGGCTCACAGGGACCAGCTGAAACAAAAAAGATGGCAATGTACATGACATGAACGTTGTCGGCTTTGGCAGACTGGGCCATGTGGTCTTTTCTGGACAAGAATTTAGCCGTTCCTGGGCTGGGCGGCTCTCTTTCTGTTGGTTTGAGGAAGAACTTAGCCCAGATGGCCTTTGCTGAACTGAACCATCAGTTCGGCCCATTAAGGAGTTGGGCCTTCCAAACTAACTTTCGCGCCTCGCTCGGCTGCCTTCTCGCATTATTTCCCCTGGATTATCAATTTAACTTCACTAAATCGAACTAACTAGCTATAGGCAAATTTTCGTAAATCTCAATAATGTTTCTCTATTTCTCGACAAACAaagtttcaaatattttttttttcaaaaaatatatatgaaatgtTCAGTTTGCTAGCGTTGTGGAGAGCCACACGGATCAGCATAACTTAGCGTAACCAGAAATCCAGAATCAATCGACGAATCATCTTTTGCGTATCCCTCGCAGGATGCAGCAACCAGCGAGTTGCTTGTGGGGAGATCGCCTACATGGCACAAACTCGAGAGACAGCTATCGTCCGGCATGGAACGGACACGATGTTGCGCCCGTGAAATGTAGTGCTTGCCGAGTGCAGAGTTTGCTTGTGGATTAGCTCGGAGTGCTAGTGATCAGTGACACGAATGCACTGTACAGATGTGGACGTATGTGTACACGCCTAGCTACTCTGCTATTTTGCCTAGCTGATTGGGTACAAACTAAAGGTTGCAGTTCGTTCAGAAAAACTAAAGGTTGCAGACGCAGAAACGCTTCTAGAGATTGGAGGCGCCAGATTCATACGAAAAATGGAGTCCAAATTCCAAAAAGGGCTTGCCGAATGCCAGATTATAGAACTGTATAATCTGATGGTGACGGCCTGATTGATTAACAGTTTAACACTTAACAGCGTGCAACCAACGAAGGCCTTGACCCGACCGGAGTAGTGGTTGAACTTGAATTAACTTGTATACGAGGTCTTCCTAGGTTGAGTTGAGATGTACCCAACCCAATAGCAACAGTACAGGAGACAAATTTGCCCTCTCACAGCAACTCAGCAAGCACATTTCCAGCCCAGCAATCACAGCTTCTTAATTAGACTACTACCAGTTCAAACGAATGCATGAGGAACATCCATAGTTTCCACCTGCATTTCAGCGGTGGTTAATACTACTCCATTTTTTGAAATAATTAGTTAGACCATAGTCGTTCCTGAAGTCAAAAGGTTAACTGATTTGTAACTCGTTTTGCCGCATAGTAGTTGAAAACGAGGTAGATGAAAGCTAAGCTGCCGATCTTGATTTCCAAATGCATCAAGAGGCTTAGGAGCTGGTAAATGGTCAGCCAAATGGGCTAAGCTACAAACGGATGGCTTTAATTGGTTGATCTAGTAGCTTTTCCTGAACAAATTTACTCTAAACTATAAGGCACATTTTTTAAATGACAGCAAGTACTAAAAAGTGAAATAGACCTTGAAAATGATACATTCTACTCATCAAACCCCAACAAAAAGTAATGTTAATTTCTGGAGCCTCAGAAATAGAAATGGTTAGGCCGAACATGTGATCGAAGCGATTTGTGATTATTCTTTAGTTAATTGTGCcaaacaaaattcaaaattaagacaTCTGGCTCTGCTGTACGTACTCTAGTACCAAGTACCATTCAACTCAAAATTGACACTGAAAAACGGACCATAGCAGTTCACTTATAACAATATACACATGGAAATTACATAGGCCGCCATGGCTACCATCTTATTTGTTTCGAGGAAACTACCAAACCCTGTTTTGAAACGTAACACttgatatatgtatacattaTCCAACCTCCAATTAGTCGTCAATGCCCTACGGCGTAAAAGTTCATTAGCTAGCTAACCTTGGTCTCCCATCTCATGTTAGGTTTATGAATTTTGCACTCACAAAACTGCATACGACATGATCCTGTGATAATAAGTAGTAATAGTGATTCGATTACGCTTAATTCACTTCCAAAACCCAGAGACCAGCAGATACGAATGTTGCCACTATAAATACACGTGTACGTTAATTCATCATTAAAACGCATACCTAACAGACACCGGCCTTGCCTGCCTGCGACACACGCAGCAATCTAGCTCGTCACGTACACGTAATATAATGGCCATGGCCAAGGCGATGCTTAGCTTGCTGGTGCACCTCCACGCCGCGCTCCTGTTCGTCCCggagcccgccggcgccggcgccgtgtaCAGCGTCGTGCGCTACGGcgcccgcggcgacggcgcgtcCGACTCGACGCGGCCGTTCCTCCGCGCGTGGGCCGACGcgtgccgctcgccgcgcccggcCACGGTGTACGTGCCGCCGGGGAGGTACCTGCTTGGGCGCGCCACGTTCGTCGGCCCGtgcagcagccgcgccgtcgcgtTCTCCATCGCCGGCACGGTGGTCGCGCCCGCCGGGTACGCCTGGGACGGCGCCACGGCCGGGCAGTGGATCACGTTCGAGTCCGTCGTCGGCCTCACCGTCTCCGGCGGCACCCtcgacggccgcggcgacgcCCTCTGGGCCTGCAAGAAGCAGCAGCCGCGCGGCCACTGCCCCACCGGCGCATCGGTACGCACATCAAAACATTCGAGACGGCGACGGTGGTTCATTGACTAACATTTTTAATCGTCTTCTTCGTCGCCATGGATGCAGTCGCTGACGATCTCGAACGCGAGGAACGTGGTGGTGGAGGGGGTGAGGTCGGTGAGCAGCGAGCTGTTCCACGTGGTGGTGCTGCAGAGCCGCGGGGTGACGGTGCGGCGGGTGACGGTGGAGGCGCCGGCGGACAGCCCGAACACGGACGGGATACACATCCACAAGTCGACGAACGTGGCGGTGTACGACGCCGCCATCCGCACCGGCGACGACTGCGTCTCCGTCGGCCCCGGCAACTCCAACCTCTGGATCGAGCGCGTCGCGTGCGGCCCCGGCCACGGCATCAGGTACGTCCGCCCGTACGGGTCCATGCACGGCGGCAATATGATCTTTTTCCCCATAAATCGAGTGACAAATCaattaatgatttttttaatccaGTCCATCCAGGGGGAAAAAATCTTAAATTTCTAAAAGAGTTGAGACAAATTATAGCCCCAGATACCTCGTTCGTTTGACCATACACGACGTGACAGAATGGTTCACATGCACATTAGTGGAAATGGACCTGAACTGTGGGTCCCGGCCAGCCGGTTCCTTCCCTGGTCGCATACACAGCATGCACACGATGTTTTGGGGATTTACCTAATCCACTTTCTCGTTTCAGTTAAGCTAGAACAGTAGAACCACACGTATCTTTTAATCCTCCTGCCAGCTGATTAATTAATCAAAGTATTATTACacctgttgttgttgttgatgttAATTAGCATTGGGAGCCTGGGGAAGCAGCAGGGgatggcggtggaggcggtgcaGAACGTGACGGTGAAGACGACGTGGTTCACCGGCACGACCAACGGCCTGCGGATCAAAACATGGGGTAACTCCAAGCGGGGCTTCGTCAGGGGCGTCACGTTCTCGGACTCCACCATGGCCGGCGTCGGCAACCCCATCATCATCGACCAGCACTACTGCCCcgacggcggctgcggcggcgccgcgcgcgggaGCAGCTCCGGGATCAAGATCAGCGAGGTGGAGTACGCCGACGTGCGGGGCTCGTCGGCGACGCCCGTGGCCGTCAGCTTCGACTGCAGCCGGAGCAACCCGTGCAGCGGGATCAGGCTCCGGGACGTGAGGCTCACGTACCAGGGGAAGAGCGGCCGCCTGCAGGCCGCCGGGGCGGTGTCCTCCTGCCGCAACGCGCAGGGCACGGCCTCTGGCCTCGTCGTGCCGCCGAGCTGCCTCTGAATAAACCACCTCGGATTGACCTGCGTTAGGACTCATTCGGTTAATCTCCATTGGAGAGGGATTGGAGGAGATTTATTTTACATCTATTGCGGTGTGGAATTACTCTCCTTCAATGCTCTCTAAACAAAACAATGCCTTAGAGAACACATAGGATTTGACGTGACGTTGTATACCTGTACATATTTACACGACGTAGCATACGCGTATGTACTTGTACTTGTGATCGATACACGAATACAAAATTAGATGTATACTGAAACAGATCTTGTTCGATTTCCCTCCCCTTTTGTATGGGAAATCGGTGGCTATAAAGGTTAATGTAGAATCTTGTATGTATATGAGGAATGActtgcttttttttatatattgtcCAGTATCTGCATTGTTTTCTTAAGTCATCTTACAGTTGAAAGTGCAATTAACTGGAAGTATGAATACCTAGAATTTTATTTTTGTCGTTGATATTAGTGTCGCGGTTCAAAATTCAAATCAGTTTGTTTGCATTTGGTTGGAACTGAAAGTTGATTAAATTTCCAGTTAGAACATTTCAGTATTTTTCGAGTGACTGAGAGCGGATGAGTTCCGTAGCTGAGACTAGCTCGCGCTGAATAGTAACGCTACCCTGAACAATCAGCCTGGCCTAATAATCTCTCACCCGAGGCCACAAAGCTTCTAAGGGCAGTAGTAGCAGTGCGTCTTCTAATTTTACCAAACCTGAATTGCCAACTAGACCAAGAATTATATAAGGAACATACTTCACAGTGCAAAATTACCTTATAGTGGGTCCCATCAgtactatctttttttttctttttcatatcccaatctctctctcctctctttcttcttaTCGGGGAATCCAATTTTGGAGAGGGGCTCGGCCCGAGCGGCGACAACGCAGGGCGGCGAGGCGATCAAGCTCGCCAAGCTCCGAATCGATGTCGGCCCCGACCTTAAGCCCCTCACCCCTCCGCTCCCTGgtgtctctccctctctcctctcagGTAGCCTGGATTGAGCGAGGATAATGAAGAGCTGTCCAGACAAGCGGGTGACGGCAATGAGCCCCACGGCCGTGACTTGCTCCCTCCCCAACCAAAGAGACGAGCTCCTTTCCTCCGTctcctttctccctctcccttcccaGGCGCCACGATGGTGCGGGTTGGCCCTGGCAAAAGCTGACAATTCCGAAGAGGAACCGGTGGCTCAGTTTGGCTCCGTGGCTCTCACTTGGTAAtgggagaggctgatgtggCGTGAAATCTCTTGCGTGGAATGCCGGGGCTGAATGACAGGTAAGCGCAAAGCCCTAACTGAACACGGCTCGGTCCACGTACGAAGTCTTCGCGGAGTCCTCTTTGGCCCAAATATACAAGAGCAGACCACAAGCCAGTTTTCCCCGCACCGCGCGGCCCAAAGCACTCACCCCCACAGGCGACCTCGCAACTAGCAACGCCACCCCACGGCTCCACGCGCCAGCAACCCATGCGAGATGCGATGCGACACGCTCTCCACGACCACGACTCCATCAACGCCCAAGCAAAGCCGCCGGCCACAAGCCAAGCCACGGAATCACGCGgcgccggcacggcacggcgtgATGCCGAGATCTCCCGTGTGCCGCAGCGTTCCCGCTCCATCCAACTCATCACACACACGACACAGCACACCGCACACCCATCCCCCCACGTCCACGTCCGCAGCCGCAGCAGGCCTTCCCCTCCCACGTGGATCCCCGCGCAACCGTCAGATCTAGCGACCACGCCCCCACGCCGTTGCAAACCAACCGGGCACCGCGACCCGACTACTACCCTCTTCAAGGCAACGTTGTACAAACCCGTCCACGAATTCCACCGAAAACCGCAGCGAACGCACCTACCTACCACCCAAACGGCAAGCGGCAGTGCCAATGGAGCAGCAACAGGCGGCGCCCATGGCGAGGAACAGGAAGGTGGTGCTGCGCGAGTacatcgccggccggccgccgaggGAGGACGACATGGtgctcgtcgacggcggcacGGTGGCCCTGCGCGTgccggaggccgccgcccccgccccggcGGTCCTCGTGAAGAATCTCTACCTCTCCTGCGACCCCTACATGCGCGGCCGGATGCGGGACTTCCACGGATCCTACATCCCGCCGTTCAAGCCCGGATCCGTAggtttcctcctccccttcgcctGCTCTCCGTTCAATCAGAGGTGCATTTCACCCTCTACACGGAGAATTGCTTTACTGGTTATTGAAGGTTCCATTTGTGTGAAGGTTATTGAAGGGCTTGGAGTGGCGAGAGTGGTGGATTCCACCCATCCGGGATTCAGCGCGGGCGACATTGTCTCCGGGATGACTGGTTGGGAGGAATACAGTCTGATCGACAGGCCTGAACAGCTGAGCAAGATTCAGCAAAgtgacatacccctctcttacCATTTGGGGCTTCTTGGTGAGTTAATTATTATAATTCTGATTACTAGCTAGGATTTGTATTCTGAAAAACAGCACAAATCATGAATGAGAACACAAGGCGCATGATAATTTTTCACAAGAAAGGCTTGTGTGCCATTTGTGTGGTTCCGGGAAATATAGTGTGTTTTACTCTTGGTAGTTCTAGTGAATTGACAATGGTGTGATGTAACTAGTTTTTGGCTAGGGAAAAGTGAAGTGCTTCTATTTCATAGTTTTCGTACTGAATGGAAAATATTTAGTTACATACTGATATATGAATCTGCTCCCCCCGTTTCCTatcataagtcattttgactttttttttcttaattaaactTCTTTAGGttagatcaagtttatagaaaaaatatagcaacatttctaaaaacaaacatgttatcaaaatgtattcaatgttatatctaatggaactaatttggtattgtagatgttgttaattttttctttaaactttgccaaacctaaagaagtttaactacgaaaaaaaatcaaaacaaattataatatgaaacggaggaattacTGTTTATGGTACTGCTACTTTTGAACTACTTCTTTGATCCGAcggaggaaaaaaatcaaaacgacttatttTCTTGCTTTCCTTCTCAGGCATGCCTGGTTTTACAGCTTATGCTGGTTTCTATGAGATCTGCTCACCGAAGAAGGGCgagtttgtttttgtttcggCTGCATCAGGAGCAGTTGGGCAAATTGTAGGACAACTCGCAAAGCTTCATGGATGCTATGTTGTGGGAAGTGCTGGAACAAATCAGAAAGTATTAACTTAAAACTGATAATTGCATTCATTACCTGTATAGATGCATCATTCAGGGTTTACAGCAATGTTTCAGGTTGAGCTCTTGAAGGGCAAGTTTGGATTTGATGCAGCTTTCAACTATAAAGAGGAGCCTGACTTGACTGCAGCCTTGAAAAGGTCAGGCCTTCTCTTTCAGTTAAAAGGCACGGCTTAATTTAGGTTCAATGAGCAATTGATGAATTAAGATAGATTATAACGATCATCTAAAAATCTTAATTAAAATACTGCAATAGTGTGGAACATGCTCCTGTTATAGCTAAATTCGCGAGTGAAAAAAAGATGGATTCATACACTTAATGTgttattgtttaaaaaatcgACCTGCTGAACTCACTGAATGATTCATAATACCGTTGTCATGATCTAAGTCTGTTTGTGATTTGTCCTTGTGTaggtatttccctgaaggtattGACATCTACTTTGAGAACGTAGGTGGTCCAATGCTTGATGCTGTACTCCTCAACATGAGGACCCATGGTCGCATTGCCGTATGCGGGATGGTCTCTCAGAATGCGCTGACTGATCCTGTAGGGATCCACAACATCTTCTGCCTTGTACCAAAGAGGATAAGAATGCAGGGGTTCATCCAGAGCGACCACCTCCATATGTTCCCACAGTTTGTCAGTGACATGGCAAAGCATTACAGAGATGGCAAGATTGTGTATGTAGAAGACATGAGCATAGGGTTGGA encodes the following:
- the LOC4324914 gene encoding beta-hexosaminidase 3 isoform X2 is translated as MAQALSLGLLLAFLAIQSCIAIELTDHIDLWPMPTSVSHGTQRLYVSKDITMSMEGSTYPDGKGILKDAFQRVVDLMKLNHVVDGANPSSFVLTGVNVVVHSPEDELKFGVDESYNLSVPTAGYPLRVQIEVINSSSLQTFSQLCYFDFTSKLIELISAPWRISDTPRFPYRGLLIDTSRHYLPVTVIKKVIDTMAYSKLNVLHWHIVDAQSFPIEIPSYPKLWNGSYSFSERYTTSDAVDIVRYAENRGVNVMAEIDVPGHALSWGVGYPSLWPSDSCKEPLDVSNNFTFGVIDGILSDFSKVFKFKFVHLGGDEVNTSCWTATPHIKKWLDDNQMNVSDAYRYFVLRSQKLAISHGYDVINWEETFNNFGDKLDRRTVVHNWLGEDVAPKVVAAGLRCIVSNQDKWYLDHLDATWEGFYTNEPLKGIDDPEQQSLVIGGEVCMWGEQIDASDIEQTIWPRAAAAAERLWTPIEKIAEDPRLVTSRLARFRCLLNQRGVAAAPVAGYGRTAPYEPGPCVRQ
- the LOC4324914 gene encoding beta-hexosaminidase 3 isoform X1; amino-acid sequence: MAQALSLGLLLAFLAIQSCIAIELTDHIDLWPMPTSVSHGTQRLYVSKDITMSMEGSTYPDGKGILKDAFQRVVDLMKLNHVVDGANPSSFVLTGVNVVVHSPEDELKFGVDESYNLSVPTAGYPLRVQIEAQTVFGALHALQTFSQLCYFDFTSKLIELISAPWRISDTPRFPYRGLLIDTSRHYLPVTVIKKVIDTMAYSKLNVLHWHIVDAQSFPIEIPSYPKLWNGSYSFSERYTTSDAVDIVRYAENRGVNVMAEIDVPGHALSWGVGYPSLWPSDSCKEPLDVSNNFTFGVIDGILSDFSKVFKFKFVHLGGDEVNTSCWTATPHIKKWLDDNQMNVSDAYRYFVLRSQKLAISHGYDVINWEETFNNFGDKLDRRTVVHNWLGEDVAPKVVAAGLRCIVSNQDKWYLDHLDATWEGFYTNEPLKGIDDPEQQSLVIGGEVCMWGEQIDASDIEQTIWPRAAAAAERLWTPIEKIAEDPRLVTSRLARFRCLLNQRGVAAAPVAGYGRTAPYEPGPCVRQ
- the LOC4324916 gene encoding uncharacterized protein, whose translation is MAMAKAMLSLLVHLHAALLFVPEPAGAGAVYSVVRYGARGDGASDSTRPFLRAWADACRSPRPATVYVPPGRYLLGRATFVGPCSSRAVAFSIAGTVVAPAGYAWDGATAGQWITFESVVGLTVSGGTLDGRGDALWACKKQQPRGHCPTGASSLTISNARNVVVEGVRSVSSELFHVVVLQSRGVTVRRVTVEAPADSPNTDGIHIHKSTNVAVYDAAIRTGDDCVSVGPGNSNLWIERVACGPGHGISIGSLGKQQGMAVEAVQNVTVKTTWFTGTTNGLRIKTWGNSKRGFVRGVTFSDSTMAGVGNPIIIDQHYCPDGGCGGAARGSSSGIKISEVEYADVRGSSATPVAVSFDCSRSNPCSGIRLRDVRLTYQGKSGRLQAAGAVSSCRNAQGTASGLVVPPSCRPRPHAVANQPGTATRLLPSSRQRCTNPSTNSTENRSERTYLPPKRQAAVPMEQQQAAPMARNRKVVLREYIAGRPPREDDMVLVDGGTVALRVPEAAAPAPAVLVKNLYLSCDPYMRGRMRDFHGSYIPPFKPGSVIEGLGVARVVDSTHPGFSAGDIVSGMTGWEEYSLIDRPEQLSKIQQSDIPLSYHLGLLGMPGFTAYAGFYEICSPKKGEFVFVSAASGAVGQIVGQLAKLHGCYVVGSAGTNQKVELLKGKFGFDAAFNYKEEPDLTAALKRYFPEGIDIYFENVGGPMLDAVLLNMRTHGRIAVCGMVSQNALTDPVGIHNIFCLVPKRIRMQGFIQSDHLHMFPQFVSDMAKHYRDGKIVYVEDMSIGLENAPAALVGLFSGKNVGKKVVCVSQELSQFTF